CTTCGCAAGCTTTGGCAGCTCAAGTACATGAATCTCGAATTTGTCGGAATACATGTCCCGTATCGTATCCTCCCAGATATGAAAACAAGAATAATATCTCTCATGTTCAAACAGTGTAAAATCCAGAATCCCTACATGGATACATTTCTTCAACTTATCATAATCTTCCCCTTCGTGGATCTGGTCTACATACATTTTCCCAAGATAAAACAAAGACCGCTCCTGCCAGTAATCATAGGCAATAGACTGCATTTCAATGTTTAGCTGCTCTCCCTCTCTTAGACGAACTCGCACATCCAGGATTCCGTACTTCTCTTCCTTATATTTCTTACGAAGCTTCTTCGGAAGTAATTCCATATCCAGAATCTCTTCCGGTGGAATCCGAAGAAACGCACCTATAAATCCTCGGCGCACTTCTTCATCTTCCATCAGCTCCTGAAAACAAAAATCCACGCTAGGTAACATAATAAACTTCTGTTCTTTCGTTTTCTTACACATATAACTGCTCCTTTCCACGGTGTGGAAAACACAATCATACATGATGTTCTTTTTTGATATTTTCATTATAAAGAAATATTGTCTATTGTACAACTGCTTTTCCATCATATTTACTTGCCTCTTTGTTCAGTTAAATTTTTTCTGAAATATCTGACCGAACGGTCTTGACCTTCTAGAAATCATTTAGAAATTTATCAGAAAGTTTAGATGATTCAAGTATAATATGACAGTATATGAAAAGCAATAAACTATTTATTAAATTTCCAAAGAATCCCTTTTAATTACTCAAACTTTGCATTTCAATAAGTTCGTATACACCTTGAAAATCCAATAATTGAGGGCGTAAAAAATAGTATGGATGCCATCCGGTTTGGTAGAATTGAGTTACTCAAAAACAATTAAAAACCGTAGGCTCATGCTATAAATAAAAGATAACACCAGACACCCAGAATGATACCCAAATTTTTAAAACTATTCGAAGATTTTTAATGGTTTTCATGTTTCTCCAGTACTCAAAACAGCAAATTCATTGTGTACTTCACTTACTATCGTTGTATTTCCGGTACATTTTCTTCTTTGTATGTTACTCTAAAATGTTTTGCCCCAAGATCCTGCACAATCTTTTGTAATTCTCTTATTCGCGCTATTTTTAAAT
This window of the Mediterraneibacter gnavus ATCC 29149 genome carries:
- a CDS encoding Rpn family recombination-promoting nuclease/putative transposase, which encodes MCKKTKEQKFIMLPSVDFCFQELMEDEEVRRGFIGAFLRIPPEEILDMELLPKKLRKKYKEEKYGILDVRVRLREGEQLNIEMQSIAYDYWQERSLFYLGKMYVDQIHEGEDYDKLKKCIHVGILDFTLFEHERYYSCFHIWEDTIRDMYSDKFEIHVLELPKLAKYEYPQTELLRWAQFFGARSREEIEVLAEKDEYIHKAYDKLEEISADEEKRLEYEERQKAIRDHRHMLASGRREGLREGLREGKHEHAVEMARKMLEDKLPIEKIAEYSGLSPEDVHRLEEQ